From Aquificota bacterium, one genomic window encodes:
- the folK gene encoding 2-amino-4-hydroxy-6-hydroxymethyldihydropteridine diphosphokinase produces the protein MPVCYIAFGSNWGDRLEYILKAFEFLKEYGSIKKVSTLYISQPWGKIDQPEFLNGVLEFYTDLEPIGLLEVLKEIEEKAGRKPRERWGPREIDLDILLYENHIIMLSFLHIPHIYLTERDFFLFPLLELNPDIVHPISKIKLKDYAEKVKNSLLPFACLLI, from the coding sequence ATGCCTGTATGTTATATAGCCTTTGGCAGCAATTGGGGGGATAGGCTTGAGTATATATTAAAAGCCTTTGAGTTTTTAAAAGAATATGGTTCAATCAAGAAGGTATCCACCCTATACATAAGCCAGCCATGGGGGAAGATAGACCAGCCGGAGTTTTTAAACGGTGTTTTGGAATTTTATACAGATCTTGAACCCATAGGACTTTTAGAGGTTCTAAAAGAAATTGAAGAAAAGGCAGGAAGAAAACCAAGGGAGAGATGGGGACCAAGGGAGATAGACCTTGACATACTACTCTATGAGAACCACATAATCATGTTAAGCTTTTTACATATCCCACATATATACCTTACAGAAAGGGACTTTTTCCTCTTTCCACTGTTGGAACTAAATCCAGACATTGTGCATCCAATTAGCAAGATAAAGTTAAAGGATTATGCAGAAAAGGTAAAGAATAGCCTTTTACCCTTCGCCTGCCTTTTGATTTAA
- the fabG gene encoding 3-oxoacyl-[acyl-carrier-protein] reductase — translation MLCIDLSGKRALITGSTRGIGKAIAEFLAKAGAKVVITGRDSSKAEDVAKGLSDSFGVEALGVAMDMGKEESIREAYTKIEEVWGGVDILINNAGITRDKLFLRMSLEDWEEVIRVNLTGTFLITSLAIKAMLKNRWGRIINISSVVGFTGNVGQVNYSSTKSALIGFTKSLAKELASRNITVNAIAPGFIETDMTAVLSDELKQNYLKSIPLGRFGKPEDVAGAVLFLCSDYASYITGEIIHVNGGMY, via the coding sequence ATGCTTTGCATAGACTTGTCGGGCAAAAGGGCCTTAATTACTGGTTCTACACGTGGTATAGGTAAAGCCATAGCCGAATTTCTTGCCAAGGCTGGTGCCAAGGTGGTTATAACAGGAAGAGACAGCTCAAAAGCGGAGGATGTGGCAAAAGGCCTATCTGATAGCTTTGGTGTGGAAGCCCTCGGAGTGGCCATGGATATGGGGAAGGAAGAATCTATAAGAGAGGCCTACACAAAGATAGAAGAGGTTTGGGGTGGTGTGGATATACTCATAAATAACGCAGGCATAACAAGGGATAAGCTCTTCTTGAGGATGTCCCTTGAAGACTGGGAAGAGGTAATAAGGGTAAATCTGACAGGCACCTTTTTGATAACTTCTTTGGCAATAAAGGCCATGCTAAAAAACCGTTGGGGCAGGATAATAAACATATCCTCCGTGGTAGGCTTTACTGGCAATGTGGGTCAAGTAAACTATTCTTCTACCAAGTCAGCTCTTATTGGCTTTACCAAAAGCCTTGCCAAAGAACTGGCAAGCAGAAACATAACGGTAAACGCCATAGCACCGGGTTTTATAGAAACGGATATGACGGCGGTGCTAAGCGATGAACTAAAACAGAACTATCTTAAAAGCATACCTTTGGGAAGGTTTGGAAAGCCCGAGGATGTGGCTGGCGCTGTGCTTTTCCTTTGCTCGGACTATGCCAGCTATATAACTGGAGAGATTATACACGTAAACGGTGGAATGTATTAA
- the nadD gene encoding nicotinate-nucleotide adenylyltransferase has translation MRLFFGGSFDPVHVGHLLVARDVKEALGFEKVIFLPAFQAPLKEPHLASPQDRLTMLKLAIKGLEDFEVSTMEIKRGGISYTVDTAEEIYKNFGERPFFLVGADSFLSLHLWKEPIKLLSLARFVVVDRDGKGKKVKDYVKENFSSLKEGTDFFLLSIRRIDVSSTEIRERVKEGKSIKWMVPQEVEDYILEKGLYKA, from the coding sequence ATGAGGCTTTTCTTCGGTGGAAGCTTTGACCCTGTGCATGTGGGCCATTTACTTGTAGCAAGGGATGTAAAAGAGGCTTTGGGCTTTGAAAAGGTTATATTTTTACCAGCCTTTCAGGCACCCTTAAAAGAACCTCACCTTGCAAGCCCACAGGATAGATTAACCATGTTAAAGCTTGCTATCAAAGGCCTTGAGGATTTTGAAGTTAGCACCATGGAAATAAAAAGAGGTGGTATTTCTTATACGGTGGATACAGCAGAAGAAATATACAAAAACTTTGGAGAAAGGCCCTTTTTCTTGGTGGGTGCGGATAGCTTTCTAAGCCTACATCTTTGGAAAGAACCTATCAAACTTCTTTCTTTGGCTCGTTTTGTGGTGGTAGATAGGGATGGAAAGGGAAAAAAGGTAAAGGATTATGTAAAGGAAAACTTTTCAAGTTTAAAGGAAGGGACGGATTTTTTCCTTTTGTCTATTAGGAGAATAGATGTGTCTTCAACGGAGATAAGGGAAAGGGTAAAGGAGGGCAAAAGTATAAAATGGATGGTTCCCCAAGAGGTAGAAGACTACATCCTTGAAAAGGGTCTATATAAAGCCTAA
- a CDS encoding SulP family inorganic anion transporter, giving the protein MKVNITLDLAPFLPWLKSYDKDKFVRDLIAGLTVAAVLVPQSMAYALLAGMPPIHGLYASFLPVIVAALFGSSRFLATGPVAMTALLTSSALYGLAEPGSDKWIALAGVLALMVGFIRLVVGLLKLAFVVELISTSVIVGFTSAGALVIALSQFGHLLGFKITQSTHIYEVVSDIISKLSQTNPYTFIIGVLAYVIIWLSRKISPLVPGALLAVIATSLISYFFNLQNFGVSLVGEVPSGLPSLEIPSADYRSISQLWVGAIIISAFGLMEAVAIAKQLAIKAGDRWDPNQELIGQGLANIVAGLFKGFPVGGSFSRSALNYQLGAKTPIASVITGLVIGLTLLFLAPLFYYLPKATLSAIVLSAVINLIRPQEIIRLYRINPTDGIVAGITFITVFFMDLWVAITLGTLIAFGSFVYKTMYPRIVILTRNPNSSTFVNAEREKLPECPQILYIRPNMSLYFGNAEYVYEYILEKVEERKKTLRFVLLDLEAVNYMDASGSLVLIRLLDRIKAMGIEPALANIGCTIYPLLERLDIDKHIDPDNIFDSKGQSIVELFKKLDHEYCRRKCPYAIFKECWSVKEADFKPLEKIA; this is encoded by the coding sequence ATGAAAGTAAACATCACCCTTGACCTTGCACCCTTTTTACCATGGTTAAAATCCTACGATAAGGATAAGTTTGTTAGGGACCTTATAGCCGGTCTTACAGTTGCTGCAGTGCTTGTGCCTCAGTCTATGGCCTATGCCTTACTTGCTGGCATGCCCCCCATACATGGCCTTTATGCCTCCTTTTTGCCTGTTATAGTGGCAGCTCTTTTTGGAAGTTCCAGGTTTTTGGCCACAGGCCCCGTTGCAATGACTGCACTACTTACTAGCTCTGCCCTGTATGGGCTTGCAGAGCCTGGAAGTGATAAATGGATAGCTCTTGCAGGTGTGTTGGCACTTATGGTGGGCTTTATAAGGCTTGTAGTAGGCCTTCTCAAACTTGCCTTTGTGGTGGAACTTATATCTACCAGCGTTATAGTTGGATTTACAAGTGCAGGCGCTCTTGTGATAGCTTTAAGCCAGTTTGGCCACCTTTTGGGCTTTAAGATCACTCAAAGCACCCACATATACGAAGTTGTCTCAGATATAATTAGCAAACTATCTCAAACGAACCCATATACATTTATCATAGGTGTTTTAGCTTATGTAATAATATGGCTTTCAAGAAAGATAAGTCCTTTGGTTCCCGGTGCTTTGTTGGCGGTGATAGCCACATCCTTGATCTCATACTTCTTTAACCTTCAAAATTTTGGCGTTTCTTTGGTTGGTGAAGTGCCAAGCGGCCTTCCCTCTTTGGAAATTCCTTCTGCAGATTATAGAAGCATATCTCAACTATGGGTAGGTGCCATTATCATTTCAGCCTTTGGACTTATGGAGGCAGTAGCCATTGCCAAACAGCTTGCCATAAAAGCTGGAGACAGATGGGACCCAAACCAAGAGCTTATAGGCCAAGGGCTTGCCAACATAGTGGCCGGTCTTTTTAAAGGCTTTCCTGTGGGGGGTTCTTTCTCAAGGTCCGCCTTGAACTATCAGCTTGGAGCCAAAACACCCATAGCCAGCGTGATAACCGGCCTTGTGATAGGCCTTACTTTGCTCTTCCTTGCACCCCTCTTTTACTATCTTCCCAAGGCCACCCTATCGGCCATAGTGTTATCGGCCGTAATAAACCTCATAAGACCACAGGAGATAATAAGGCTATATAGGATAAACCCAACGGACGGCATAGTGGCGGGTATTACCTTTATAACCGTCTTCTTTATGGACCTTTGGGTAGCCATAACCCTTGGTACTTTAATAGCTTTCGGCAGCTTTGTATATAAAACTATGTATCCAAGGATAGTAATACTTACAAGGAATCCTAACTCTTCCACCTTTGTAAATGCGGAAAGGGAGAAATTACCAGAATGTCCCCAAATACTCTACATAAGACCCAACATGTCCCTCTACTTTGGCAATGCGGAGTATGTGTATGAATATATACTTGAAAAGGTAGAAGAACGCAAAAAGACCTTAAGGTTTGTCTTGCTTGACCTTGAGGCGGTTAACTATATGGATGCTTCCGGAAGTCTTGTTCTTATAAGGCTTCTTGACAGGATCAAGGCCATGGGCATAGAGCCAGCCCTTGCCAATATAGGATGCACCATATATCCATTGCTGGAAAGGTTGGATATAGACAAGCATATAGACCCGGATAACATCTTTGATTCTAAGGGTCAATCTATCGTAGAACTCTTTAAAAAGCTTGACCATGAATACTGTAGGAGAAAATGCCCCTACGCCATATTTAAGGAGTGCTGGAGTGTGAAAGAGGCAGATTTTAAGCCCTTGGAGAAGATAGCTTAG
- a CDS encoding glutamate-5-semialdehyde dehydrogenase, whose amino-acid sequence MVDLKSYAEEKVERARSTLRKLISLNTEIKNKTLLKAAELLDANRDFIKEENAKDIEYGKSQGLSSALIDRLLLNDKRIDGMIKVLKDVASLPDPVGEITRMWTLPNGLQVGRMRVPLGLIFIIYEARPNVTIEAASLCMKSSNAVLLRGGKEAINSNRALVEIIHRACRETGFPEEAVQFIDRPEREIVWDILKMEGKVDVAIPRGGESLIRAVAENARVPVIKHYKGVCNIYVDEEADLTKAYHIVYNAKVQRPSVCNAVENLVIHRSLLNTFWPKMADILGRAGVELRCDEESLQVIKSRPELSHIKAVPATEEDYYEEFLDLILAVKTVGSLDEAIEFIEKYGSKHSDAIITENYTKAMRFIKEVDSAAVYVNASTRFTDGNEFGLGAEMGISTDKIHARGPMALEELTIQKFIIFGNGQVRDNVGVPPQWMP is encoded by the coding sequence ATGGTGGACCTCAAGAGCTATGCGGAAGAAAAGGTAGAACGTGCAAGGTCAACGCTTAGAAAACTTATATCTTTGAATACGGAGATAAAGAACAAAACACTCCTTAAAGCTGCCGAACTTTTAGATGCCAATAGAGACTTTATAAAGGAAGAAAATGCAAAAGACATAGAATATGGTAAATCCCAAGGCTTATCCTCAGCCCTCATAGACAGGCTCCTTCTCAATGATAAGCGCATAGATGGTATGATAAAGGTGCTAAAGGATGTGGCATCTTTGCCCGACCCGGTGGGTGAGATCACGCGCATGTGGACCCTTCCCAACGGCCTTCAAGTGGGAAGGATGAGAGTTCCCCTTGGCCTCATCTTCATAATCTATGAGGCAAGGCCTAACGTAACCATAGAGGCGGCTTCCCTGTGTATGAAATCCTCCAATGCGGTGCTTTTGAGGGGTGGCAAGGAAGCCATAAACTCAAACAGGGCCCTTGTGGAAATCATACACAGGGCTTGTAGAGAAACGGGCTTTCCAGAAGAGGCGGTACAGTTTATAGACAGGCCAGAGAGGGAGATAGTTTGGGACATACTTAAGATGGAAGGTAAAGTGGATGTGGCTATTCCAAGAGGTGGAGAAAGCCTAATAAGGGCTGTGGCGGAGAATGCAAGGGTGCCCGTTATAAAGCACTATAAAGGGGTTTGCAATATATATGTGGATGAGGAGGCGGACCTTACAAAGGCCTATCACATAGTTTATAACGCTAAGGTACAAAGGCCTTCTGTCTGTAACGCGGTGGAAAACTTAGTAATTCATAGGAGCCTTCTTAATACCTTTTGGCCCAAGATGGCGGACATTCTTGGAAGGGCTGGTGTGGAACTAAGGTGCGATGAAGAGAGCTTACAGGTTATAAAATCTAGGCCAGAGCTGTCTCATATAAAGGCAGTTCCTGCCACAGAAGAGGACTACTACGAGGAGTTTTTGGATCTCATCCTTGCTGTAAAAACGGTGGGAAGCCTTGATGAGGCTATAGAGTTTATAGAAAAGTATGGGTCAAAGCACTCCGATGCCATAATCACAGAAAACTACACAAAGGCCATGAGGTTTATAAAGGAGGTGGATTCGGCGGCGGTTTATGTAAATGCTTCAACGCGCTTTACAGACGGTAATGAGTTTGGCCTTGGAGCTGAGATGGGTATTTCTACCGATAAGATACATGCAAGGGGTCCCATGGCCCTTGAAGAATTGACCATCCAGAAGTTTATCATCTTTGGCAACGGCCAGGTAAGGGATAATGTGGGGGTTCCACCCCAATGGATGCCATAG
- a CDS encoding FliI/YscN family ATPase, protein MRGVFRVYHKVYKASGVYLEAYNTDGAIGDHVIIYNQRNYPIEGEIIGFNEDRCIIMPFSHIWGVRAGDRVWIKKEHVSTVCGIGLLGEVIDPFGRSLLSGAELKGEKRPILLEDINPLQRERIKDVFDCGIRPINGLFTLGKGQKVGIFAGAGVGKSTLLGMIVRNSKADAVVLALIGERGREVKEFLEDVLGEEGRRKSIVIATTSDQTPILKVKGAISALVHAKYLAEKGMDVLLVMDSITRLAMAQREVGLSAGEPPTMKAYTPSVFYLLSKVVESCGNFGNGSITGIFSVLVEGDDISLDPVADSLMAVLDGHIILSRKRANAGIFPAIDPIRSLSRLMPQIVSQEHMKMAMYLRELFSVYESMEDMVNLGLYTPGSNPMVDKVIRHKEEINKFFVQKVGEKVSFEESLRDLKSLYEKLL, encoded by the coding sequence ATGAGAGGGGTCTTCAGGGTCTATCATAAGGTTTACAAGGCAAGTGGAGTTTATCTTGAAGCTTATAACACAGATGGCGCCATTGGAGACCATGTGATAATCTACAATCAGAGGAACTATCCTATAGAAGGCGAAATTATAGGATTTAATGAAGACCGATGCATTATTATGCCCTTTAGCCATATATGGGGAGTAAGAGCTGGCGATAGGGTATGGATAAAAAAGGAACATGTATCTACGGTATGTGGGATAGGCCTACTGGGTGAGGTTATTGACCCCTTTGGTAGGAGTTTACTTAGTGGTGCAGAGCTAAAGGGAGAAAAAAGGCCCATACTTTTAGAAGATATAAATCCACTACAAAGGGAAAGAATAAAAGATGTTTTTGATTGTGGTATAAGACCTATTAACGGCCTCTTTACGCTTGGTAAGGGTCAAAAGGTGGGCATATTTGCTGGTGCTGGTGTGGGCAAAAGCACCCTTTTGGGCATGATTGTAAGGAACAGCAAAGCGGATGCGGTGGTGCTTGCCCTTATAGGTGAAAGGGGAAGGGAGGTAAAGGAGTTTTTAGAGGATGTGCTTGGAGAGGAGGGAAGAAGGAAAAGCATAGTGATAGCCACCACCTCAGACCAGACGCCCATTCTAAAGGTAAAAGGTGCCATAAGCGCCTTGGTCCACGCCAAGTATTTGGCCGAAAAAGGTATGGATGTACTCCTTGTTATGGATTCTATCACCAGGCTTGCTATGGCTCAGAGGGAGGTAGGCCTATCTGCGGGCGAGCCACCAACCATGAAGGCATACACGCCGTCGGTTTTTTACCTTCTTTCCAAAGTGGTAGAGAGCTGTGGAAACTTTGGCAATGGTAGCATAACCGGCATATTCAGCGTGCTTGTGGAAGGTGATGATATTAGTTTGGACCCTGTGGCAGATTCCCTTATGGCCGTGCTTGACGGCCATATCATCCTTTCCCGGAAAAGGGCCAACGCAGGGATTTTCCCAGCCATAGACCCCATAAGAAGCCTTAGCAGGCTCATGCCACAGATAGTAAGCCAAGAACATATGAAAATGGCCATGTACTTGAGAGAGCTTTTTAGTGTTTATGAGTCTATGGAGGATATGGTAAACCTTGGGCTTTACACTCCAGGAAGCAATCCTATGGTGGATAAGGTAATAAGACATAAAGAAGAGATAAACAAGTTTTTTGTGCAGAAGGTAGGAGAAAAGGTAAGCTTTGAAGAAAGTCTTAGAGACCTTAAAAGCCTTTATGAGAAGTTGTTATAA
- the fliG gene encoding flagellar motor switch protein FliG, with translation MPEVRSKLTKAQKAAILLMAMPPQVAVEIMKELSDDEIQEIIMHATSLEGITLKDIEEIAKEFIEEYKATTFLSPDMDKLLEFARKVLPPDKFAKIYEFLSSSNLIKSFQELEKVDSKVLASILRNEHPQTIAVVLSQLSPAKSAEILKQLPDSLSVEVVKRLATLENISPEFFGELIEVLAEEIRSMGVSGIMQKMEGISLAAELLNILDKDTTNKILSKLDEEDPYLSEKIKEKMFTFEDIRKLDNRAIVEILKAVDKSTLTIALKGAPEDIREKFFSNMSKKAADIMREDMEALGPVRASEVEKAQKQVVKVIKSLADQGVIDISGGEAYV, from the coding sequence ATGCCAGAGGTTAGGAGTAAGCTTACAAAAGCTCAAAAGGCAGCCATACTTCTTATGGCCATGCCACCACAGGTGGCTGTGGAAATTATGAAAGAGCTTTCCGATGATGAGATACAAGAGATAATAATGCATGCCACAAGCCTTGAAGGTATAACACTCAAAGATATAGAGGAGATAGCAAAGGAGTTCATAGAGGAATACAAGGCAACCACCTTCCTAAGCCCGGATATGGATAAGCTTCTTGAATTTGCCAGAAAGGTTCTACCCCCGGATAAGTTTGCCAAAATATATGAATTTCTTAGCAGTTCAAACCTTATAAAGAGCTTTCAAGAGCTTGAAAAAGTAGACAGTAAAGTATTGGCAAGTATTCTAAGAAATGAACATCCTCAAACCATAGCAGTGGTACTTTCTCAACTTAGCCCTGCCAAGTCTGCAGAGATATTAAAACAGCTACCAGATAGCCTATCTGTAGAAGTGGTAAAAAGGCTTGCAACTCTTGAGAACATATCCCCAGAGTTCTTTGGAGAACTTATAGAGGTTTTGGCTGAAGAGATAAGGAGTATGGGTGTGAGCGGTATAATGCAAAAGATGGAGGGAATAAGCCTTGCAGCAGAACTTTTAAATATACTGGATAAGGATACAACCAATAAGATACTTTCTAAGCTTGATGAAGAAGACCCTTATCTGTCGGAAAAGATAAAAGAAAAGATGTTTACCTTTGAAGACATAAGGAAGCTGGATAACAGGGCCATAGTGGAAATATTGAAGGCTGTTGATAAAAGCACGCTCACAATCGCTCTCAAGGGCGCACCAGAAGATATAAGGGAAAAGTTCTTCTCAAACATGTCAAAGAAAGCTGCGGATATTATGAGGGAGGATATGGAAGCCCTTGGTCCAGTAAGGGCCTCGGAGGTAGAAAAGGCACAAAAGCAGGTGGTAAAGGTTATAAAGAGCTTGGCAGATCAAGGAGTAATAGACATATCTGGTGGAGAAGCCTATGTCTAA
- a CDS encoding polysaccharide deacetylase family protein, with protein sequence MSTKILTYHNVGKPPKGAKLKTLFVGREQLKRQVKLLKFMGFNFLSLGDLLLNKNTKKGVLLTFDDAYLDFWENALPTFMELKVRCVIFVPVALVGSYNQWDHERIRVKKPIMNWGQIKELHSLGFEIGSHSLTHPYLSKIDPQKAWEEIYTSKVILEDKLGTEIRAFCYPYGDYNQRIKDMVQRAGYSIAFTTRHGSFEESENFFEVRRITIFGNDFLPKFLYKVLL encoded by the coding sequence GTGAGTACAAAAATTCTAACTTACCACAACGTAGGAAAACCTCCTAAGGGAGCAAAGTTAAAAACACTTTTTGTTGGTAGAGAACAGTTAAAAAGACAGGTAAAGCTTCTTAAGTTTATGGGCTTTAACTTTCTCAGCTTAGGGGACCTATTATTAAACAAGAATACTAAAAAAGGAGTTTTGCTTACCTTTGACGATGCCTATCTGGATTTTTGGGAGAATGCCCTTCCTACCTTTATGGAGCTAAAGGTCAGATGTGTGATCTTTGTGCCTGTGGCTCTTGTGGGAAGCTACAATCAGTGGGACCATGAACGCATAAGAGTCAAAAAGCCTATAATGAACTGGGGACAGATAAAAGAGCTTCATAGCCTTGGCTTTGAGATAGGCTCTCATAGTCTTACACATCCTTATCTTTCAAAGATAGACCCCCAAAAGGCATGGGAGGAGATATACACTTCAAAAGTTATTCTTGAAGACAAGCTTGGAACAGAGATAAGGGCCTTCTGTTATCCCTACGGAGACTACAACCAACGAATAAAGGACATGGTCCAAAGGGCTGGCTACAGCATAGCCTTTACCACAAGGCATGGCAGCTTTGAAGAAAGTGAAAACTTTTTTGAGGTAAGGCGTATAACCATATTTGGTAATGACTTTCTTCCAAAGTTTTTGTATAAGGTTCTACTATGA
- a CDS encoding glycosyltransferase family 4 protein, whose amino-acid sequence MKIAWLNGNPNPNFGGTELHTIQMVKELSKEGIDVVLICAKGSYVDKHTEGIKKYHLSFPNSLALLSTIRLAKLLIKEKPKLIIANNGKEYVNALLAGKVAGIKVIFFRHMERMKEWMVRRFVFPYVDRFFAVSERVKENLIREGVRPERIKVIYNLIEEARFSYAEKEEGKINFLFVGKVDRGKGIFDFLEAFYKLSLERKDIEAYVVGDGKAMGEVKSFVEKYGLKDKAHLIGYTPRVEDYYKMAHVCVIPSRNTEAMTRVVIEALACGCALVVSDVGGIKEAVEEDKNGYVFKVGDVEDLKEKMKKAAERWKEFSIHSYNLYKRKFSRDVVLKNFIKELEELTH is encoded by the coding sequence ATGAAGATAGCATGGCTAAACGGCAATCCAAACCCCAACTTTGGCGGCACAGAGCTTCACACCATACAGATGGTAAAGGAGCTTTCAAAGGAAGGCATTGATGTGGTGCTTATCTGTGCAAAAGGCTCTTACGTGGACAAACACACAGAGGGCATAAAAAAATACCACCTTTCTTTTCCAAACAGCCTTGCTCTCCTTAGCACCATAAGGCTTGCCAAGTTGCTAATAAAGGAAAAGCCAAAGCTTATTATAGCCAACAACGGAAAAGAGTATGTGAATGCCCTCTTGGCGGGCAAAGTAGCTGGAATAAAGGTAATCTTTTTCAGACACATGGAAAGGATGAAGGAGTGGATGGTTAGGAGGTTTGTCTTTCCTTATGTGGATAGGTTTTTTGCGGTAAGCGAGCGTGTGAAAGAAAACTTGATAAGAGAAGGCGTAAGGCCAGAAAGGATAAAAGTAATCTATAACCTTATAGAAGAGGCACGTTTTAGCTACGCAGAAAAGGAAGAAGGCAAGATAAACTTTCTCTTTGTGGGCAAAGTGGATAGGGGAAAGGGTATTTTTGACTTCCTTGAAGCCTTTTATAAGTTGTCTTTGGAAAGAAAAGACATAGAAGCTTACGTGGTGGGCGATGGGAAGGCCATGGGTGAGGTCAAAAGCTTTGTAGAAAAATATGGCCTCAAAGACAAAGCCCATCTTATAGGCTACACACCAAGGGTGGAGGACTACTATAAGATGGCCCATGTTTGTGTAATACCTTCAAGGAACACAGAGGCCATGACAAGGGTGGTTATAGAAGCCCTGGCTTGTGGATGTGCCTTGGTAGTCTCGGATGTGGGAGGTATTAAGGAAGCTGTAGAAGAGGATAAAAACGGCTATGTCTTTAAGGTAGGTGATGTGGAAGACCTCAAAGAAAAGATGAAGAAGGCCGCAGAGAGGTGGAAGGAATTTTCCATACATTCATACAACTTGTACAAAAGAAAATTTTCAAGGGACGTGGTTTTAAAAAACTTTATAAAAGAGCTTGAAGAGCTTACACATTGA
- the ychF gene encoding redox-regulated ATPase YchF yields the protein MLSVGIVGLPNVGKSTLFNALIQAAKAAAANYPFCTIEPNVGTVEVPDKRLYEIARLERSKRVVPTFIEFVDIAGLVRNASKGEGLGNQFLAHIREVDAIAMVLRCFENPEVVHVEGSVDPIRDAQIIDLELIAKDLETVEKRMEKVEKMARIGDKKAKEELNMLESIRSILEKMEPIRRHAKNLDPEVLDYAKRNLFLLTAKPLMYVANVSEKDLPEGNEFSKRVFEYAKEEGSPAVLICAKLEEELIGLEPEEKEELLKSYGLEEPGLNRLIREAYKLLDLITFFTAGEKETRAWTVKKGTKAPQAAGKIHSDFERGFIAAEVINYEDYIKVGSLSKAKELGLVRLEGKDYEIKDGDIVYFRFNV from the coding sequence ATGCTTAGCGTAGGGATTGTAGGACTACCAAACGTAGGAAAGTCTACCCTTTTTAATGCCCTAATACAGGCGGCAAAGGCTGCCGCAGCCAACTACCCCTTTTGCACCATAGAGCCAAACGTAGGCACTGTGGAGGTGCCAGACAAAAGGCTCTATGAGATAGCAAGGCTTGAAAGGTCAAAAAGGGTGGTGCCTACCTTTATAGAGTTTGTGGATATTGCAGGTCTTGTGCGCAACGCCAGCAAGGGTGAAGGCCTTGGAAACCAGTTTTTGGCTCACATAAGGGAAGTGGACGCCATAGCCATGGTGCTAAGGTGCTTTGAAAACCCAGAGGTGGTGCATGTGGAAGGTTCGGTAGACCCTATAAGAGATGCCCAGATAATAGACCTTGAGCTAATAGCCAAGGACTTAGAAACAGTAGAAAAAAGGATGGAGAAGGTGGAGAAGATGGCAAGGATTGGAGACAAGAAGGCAAAGGAAGAGCTAAATATGCTTGAGTCAATAAGGTCCATACTTGAAAAGATGGAGCCTATAAGGAGGCATGCAAAGAACTTGGATCCAGAGGTCTTGGACTATGCAAAAAGGAACCTTTTCCTGCTTACGGCCAAACCCTTGATGTATGTGGCAAACGTGAGCGAGAAGGATTTGCCAGAAGGGAATGAGTTTAGCAAGAGGGTCTTTGAGTATGCCAAGGAAGAGGGGTCTCCCGCCGTGCTAATATGCGCCAAGCTGGAAGAAGAACTTATAGGCCTTGAACCAGAAGAAAAGGAGGAGCTTTTAAAATCCTATGGTCTTGAAGAACCGGGGCTAAACAGGCTAATAAGAGAAGCATACAAGCTTTTGGACCTTATCACCTTTTTCACCGCTGGAGAGAAAGAGACAAGGGCTTGGACGGTAAAGAAAGGCACAAAGGCTCCACAGGCCGCAGGCAAAATACACTCTGACTTTGAAAGAGGCTTTATAGCTGCAGAGGTGATAAACTATGAGGATTACATAAAGGTTGGGTCCCTTAGCAAGGCAAAGGAGCTTGGCTTGGTAAGGCTTGAAGGAAAGGACTATGAGATAAAGGATGGAGATATTGTGTATTTCCGCTTCAATGTGTAA